One Paenibacillus sp. FSL W8-0186 genomic window carries:
- a CDS encoding GNAT family N-acetyltransferase — protein MSKTPKMILKGTCEEANYVRNKLIEFNSRHVPNGIYEEIILCSRNDNGEIIAGLNSAICWNWMEIDILWVDEFYRGQGFGQRLLEEAEQIARAKECAFIKLNTFSFQAPEFYKKYGYKEMAVIEDAPRGSRHYYLKKDLI, from the coding sequence ATGTCTAAAACCCCAAAGATGATCCTAAAAGGGACATGTGAAGAAGCAAACTATGTTAGAAATAAACTGATTGAGTTTAATTCCAGGCATGTACCAAACGGTATCTACGAAGAAATTATCTTATGTTCGCGGAATGATAATGGCGAAATTATAGCTGGACTCAATAGTGCAATTTGTTGGAATTGGATGGAGATAGATATCTTGTGGGTAGACGAGTTTTATCGAGGGCAAGGATTCGGACAAAGATTGCTGGAAGAAGCAGAACAAATTGCAAGAGCTAAGGAGTGTGCATTTATTAAATTAAATACCTTTAGTTTTCAAGCGCCTGAATTCTATAAGAAGTATGGGTATAAAGAAATGGCTGTTATCGAGGATGCTCCACGGGGGAGTAGACATTACTATCTCAAGAAAGACTTAATATAA
- a CDS encoding GNAT family N-acetyltransferase produces the protein MIPIKVELKELTVNDSYDVYNMLKEIGLAENGFTNSFPLDNYQTFSKSLLHYVEEANGIGIEEGRVPQTIFWLYIDEYPVAFGKLRHRLNEELLQYGGHIGYMVRSSERGKGYGKLMLKELLKAARDKKIEKVLITCDETNHRSRRVIESNRGELEGITNGVCKYWRTIL, from the coding sequence GTGATCCCAATAAAGGTTGAACTAAAAGAGCTTACTGTTAATGACTCTTATGATGTCTACAACATGCTCAAAGAAATCGGTCTTGCAGAAAATGGCTTTACAAACTCTTTTCCGTTAGATAACTACCAGACATTTTCTAAGAGTTTATTGCATTATGTTGAGGAAGCCAACGGGATTGGTATAGAGGAAGGCCGTGTTCCGCAAACGATATTCTGGCTTTATATCGATGAATATCCAGTTGCATTTGGCAAGCTCAGGCATCGTCTTAATGAAGAGCTGCTTCAATATGGAGGACATATAGGCTACATGGTTAGATCGAGCGAAAGAGGAAAAGGATACGGAAAATTAATGCTGAAGGAACTGCTAAAAGCAGCACGGGATAAAAAAATCGAAAAGGTATTGATTACTTGTGATGAGACTAACCATCGCTCTAGAAGGGTAATTGAATCGAACCGAGGGGAACTTGAGGGAATTACTAATGGTGTATGTAAATACTGGAGGACTATATTATGA
- a CDS encoding SDR family oxidoreductase has product MKILVTGVTGKLGTKIVETLLKSVPADQLAVSVRNPEKAEGFRARGVEVRQGDFDHPKTLDTALTGIDRLLIISADGDNETRIRQHTNAVAAAERAGVKFIAYTSLVNAKESKMFLSPPHKATEEAILRTRIPYSFLRNNWYLENEISSIQGVLAGAPWVTSAGSGKVGWALQQEYAEAAAAVLAEDGHENTVYELSGKLMTQEQFASALGEVLGKDIPVQQVDDEAYADIMKGAGVPDFLVPFLIGIQQGIREGGLEVESNDFEKLLGRPATPVREALTQIVRGMPSSK; this is encoded by the coding sequence ATGAAGATATTGGTTACAGGTGTGACAGGAAAATTAGGGACAAAAATTGTTGAAACCTTATTGAAATCAGTGCCTGCGGATCAATTGGCTGTAAGTGTCCGCAATCCGGAGAAAGCAGAAGGATTCCGGGCTCGCGGTGTGGAAGTTCGCCAAGGCGATTTTGACCACCCGAAAACACTGGATACTGCCTTGACAGGAATCGATCGCTTATTAATCATTTCTGCGGACGGGGACAATGAAACACGCATTCGGCAGCATACAAATGCGGTTGCAGCAGCTGAACGCGCTGGTGTTAAATTTATTGCATACACTAGCCTAGTTAACGCGAAAGAAAGCAAAATGTTTCTGTCACCACCGCATAAGGCAACAGAAGAGGCGATTTTGAGAACAAGAATTCCATACTCCTTCTTGCGTAACAACTGGTACTTGGAAAATGAAATTTCAAGCATTCAAGGCGTCCTGGCTGGAGCACCTTGGGTCACATCTGCCGGATCCGGCAAAGTCGGCTGGGCCCTTCAGCAGGAATATGCGGAGGCGGCTGCTGCTGTACTAGCTGAAGATGGTCACGAAAATACCGTCTACGAACTTTCAGGCAAGCTCATGACGCAGGAGCAATTTGCCTCCGCTCTTGGTGAAGTGTTAGGTAAAGACATACCTGTACAACAGGTTGACGACGAAGCCTACGCTGACATCATGAAAGGTGCAGGTGTTCCGGATTTCCTTGTTCCGTTTCTCATAGGCATTCAACAAGGCATTCGAGAAGGCGGGCTAGAGGTCGAAAGCAATGATTTTGAGAAATTGCTCGGTCGGCCAGCTACGCCAGTCCGTGAAGCATTGACTCAAATCGTTAGAGGCATGCCGAGCTCTAAGTAA
- a CDS encoding NADPH-dependent FMN reductase, whose translation MGFLGKIFGSTNKEEKTMSKLNIGIILGSTRDGRVSPQVGEWVKGIADKRGDANYEIVDIADFKLPFLGTTDGTEPGIAAWNEKLANLDGFVFIVQEYNHSITGALKNAIDFAREAWNNKAAGIVSYGSTGGARAAEHLRGIMGELLIADVRVHPTLSLFTDFENFSVFKPQDLHLDNVNAMLDQVVAWSGALKVLR comes from the coding sequence ATGGGTTTTTTGGGCAAAATATTCGGAAGTACAAATAAGGAGGAAAAAACAATGTCAAAACTAAACATCGGAATTATTTTAGGAAGCACGCGTGACGGACGCGTTAGCCCGCAAGTTGGAGAATGGGTGAAAGGGATCGCTGACAAACGCGGGGATGCGAATTACGAAATCGTAGATATTGCTGATTTCAAATTGCCGTTTTTGGGCACAACCGATGGTACGGAGCCAGGAATTGCAGCTTGGAATGAAAAGCTTGCGAACCTAGACGGATTCGTATTCATCGTTCAAGAGTACAATCACAGCATCACAGGCGCATTGAAAAATGCTATTGATTTCGCACGCGAAGCATGGAACAACAAGGCGGCAGGAATCGTAAGCTACGGGTCAACTGGCGGTGCTCGTGCAGCTGAACATCTGCGGGGAATCATGGGCGAATTATTGATTGCAGATGTTCGCGTACATCCGACATTGTCATTGTTTACAGATTTCGAAAACTTCTCTGTTTTCAAACCACAGGATTTGCATCTTGATAACGTGAATGCCATGCTGGATCAAGTAGTAGCTTGGAGCGGTGCATTAAAAGTATTGAGATAA
- a CDS encoding RDD family protein, which produces MAAGFWARFGALLLDAIIVSISLAIITLFISGSELNKEYVTNLLSFLYSLLLPVFWGGYTCGKRICGIKIRKISDHSPPGIGTMLLRNLIAGIVYGLTAGIGVLISALMVGLREDKRAIHDFIAGTEVVYND; this is translated from the coding sequence ATGGCTGCGGGCTTTTGGGCTAGATTTGGAGCATTACTATTAGATGCGATCATTGTCAGTATTTCATTAGCAATAATCACATTATTCATTAGTGGCAGTGAATTAAATAAAGAATACGTGACAAATTTACTGTCCTTTCTGTATTCACTATTACTGCCAGTATTTTGGGGTGGGTATACTTGTGGGAAGCGTATTTGCGGGATCAAAATTAGAAAAATAAGTGATCATTCCCCGCCGGGAATTGGAACGATGTTATTGCGTAACTTAATTGCGGGTATTGTTTATGGTCTGACCGCAGGGATCGGTGTTTTAATCAGTGCACTCATGGTTGGGTTAAGAGAAGATAAAAGAGCGATCCATGATTTCATCGCCGGGACGGAAGTCGTATATAATGATTAG